GCGCACACGGAGGATTTGCCCGCGGATTGCGGCAGGTTCAAGCCCACTCTCGCGAAAAGCCGCCATGTCACGTTCGAGTATAGTTACCGTCAATGCCCCAGAGTTTGGTGGGCCGAAGTTCACATAGGTGATCCGACCTTGGGTCCTGACGCTCGAAACACGGCCTTGAATGACCGAAAAACGGCCATCCGCGCCGCGCAAGGTTGCCGCGTCACTGGCCGAGATGATGGCTTCAGGCCGAGCCCAGAGGCCAAGCCGGCCGGCAACGGCCACATTCTCTGCGATCTCCAGACGGCGCCAGCATTCCCGCGAAAGCTGCTTGGTCGGCGTCAGCCGTGCAAGACCAGCCGACAGAAGCGATGTTTCGAACGGCTCCTCACCGACGAATCCTTGCGCCGGAATGCGGCCGTGGCGATTCGGCGGACCAAGCGCCGCGAGCTTCAGACCCGCAACCGGCTCAGGTGTTGCGTCTCCCTGGAGGGCGACAAGGCGGAATCGCCTACCGTCCTGGCCAGCCAGTCCCAACGGACCATCGGCGCGCAGCCCTGGAACCTCCATGGCCCCTTCCGAAACGCAAGCGGCGGCCACAGGGGCCGCCGCAAAACTCACCAGCAAGGCGGCAAGGGCGATGTCCCGCCCTGCCATGATCAGTCCTTGCGGTTCTGGCGATGGGTGATCAGGTCGTCGACCACTGCCGGATCGGCCAGCGTCGACGTATCGCCGAGCGCACCGAACTCGTCCTCGGCGATCTTGCGCAGGATGCGGCGCATGATCTTGCCGGACCGGGTCTTCGGCAGGCCCGGCGAGAACTGGATCAGGTCGGGCGAGGCGATCGGGCCGATCTCCTTGCGCACCCAGGCGACCAGTTCCTTGCGCAATTCCTCGGTCGGCTGTTCGCCAGTCATCAGGGTGACATAGGCATAGATGCCCTGGCCCTTGATGTCGTGCGGATAGCCGACCACAGCCGCTTCCGAGACCTTCGGATGGGCCACGAGGGCCGATTCCACCTCGGCCGTGCCCATGCGGTGGCCGGACACGTTGATCACGTCATCGACGCGACCGGTGATCCAGTAATACCCATCGGCATCGCGGCGGCAGCCGTCGCCGGTGAAATACTTGCCGGGATAGGTCGAGAAATAGGTCTGCACGAAGCGCTCGTGATCGCCGAACACGGTACGCATCTGGCCCGGCCACGAATCGGCGATCACCAGATTGCCCTCGGTAGCACCCTCCAATGGCTTACCTTCGGCATCGACCACTTCCGGCTTCACGCCAAAGAACGGCCGTGTTGCGGAACCCGGCTTCAAGGCGGTCGCGCCCGGAAGCGGCGTGATCAGGATGCCGCCGGTCTCGGTCTGCCACCAGGTGTCGACGATCGGGCAACGCTGGTCGCCCACCACTCGGTGATACCATTCCCAGGCTTCCGGATTGATCGGCTCACCGACCGAGCCGAGGAGACGCAGGGAGGCCCGCGACGTCTTCTTCACCGGCTCCTCGCCGGCTCCCATCAGGGAGCGGATCGCCGTTGGCGCCGTGTAGAACGTGTTGACCTTGTGCTTGTCGACGACATCCCAGAACCGGGATATCGACGGATAGGTCGGGATGCCCTCGAACATCAGCGTGGTCGCGCCATTGGCGA
This region of Phreatobacter aquaticus genomic DNA includes:
- the acs gene encoding acetate--CoA ligase, translated to MSSEKLYPVSAEWASRAYVDDAKYKAMYEASIKTPDAFWGEHGKRIDWFTPYTKVKNTSYDPHNVSIRWFEDGTTNVSYNCVDRHLAKRADQVAIIWEGDDPKDDAKITYRQLHAQVMKWANVLKSQGVKKGDRVTIYLPMIPEAAYAMLACTRVGAVHSIVFGGFSPDSLAGRIEDAATDVVITADEGLRGGRKVPLKVNVDAACDKIPGVVKSVIVVKRTGSAVAMKEGRDHYYGDLAAKVPDECAPEPMNAEDPLFILYTSGSTGKPKGVLHTTGGYLVFASMTHQYVFDYKDGDIYWCTADVGWVTGHSYIVYGPLANGATTLMFEGIPTYPSISRFWDVVDKHKVNTFYTAPTAIRSLMGAGEEPVKKTSRASLRLLGSVGEPINPEAWEWYHRVVGDQRCPIVDTWWQTETGGILITPLPGATALKPGSATRPFFGVKPEVVDAEGKPLEGATEGNLVIADSWPGQMRTVFGDHERFVQTYFSTYPGKYFTGDGCRRDADGYYWITGRVDDVINVSGHRMGTAEVESALVAHPKVSEAAVVGYPHDIKGQGIYAYVTLMTGEQPTEELRKELVAWVRKEIGPIASPDLIQFSPGLPKTRSGKIMRRILRKIAEDEFGALGDTSTLADPAVVDDLITHRQNRKD